A region from the Malus domestica chromosome 07, GDT2T_hap1 genome encodes:
- the LOC103432877 gene encoding uncharacterized protein isoform X6 codes for MESSAALRSFNCSVGTVSHVRSLLDKPGMLPVYNTRRPTPSRSYFQGLMVSEKFIYSSQKRRGVLVSCVKTSEAAKTENSSVSADSKPQRSSEKATHPTIFPSGFESCLYHQALMLEVCDETEVAELKLKVGDFEMHLKRNIAVTSDPVPIISPATPPPVPSKPMDSTPAPPPASPPKSSEKTTPFTNVSVDKSSRLAALEASGAKGYDLVSSPTVGSFRRGRTVKGKKQPPIFKEGDLIKKGQVIGYVDQFGTELPVKTDVGGEVLKLLFNDGEAVGFGDPLIAVLPSFAGIQ; via the exons ATGGAGTCCTCCGCCGCTCTCCGATCCTTCAACT GTTCTGTAGGCACGGTTTCCCATGTCCGGTCCTTGCTTGACAAACCTGGTATGTTGCCTGTGTACAATACCAGAAGGCCCACTCCAAGTAGATCATATTTCCAAGGCTTGATGGTTAGTGAGAAGTTCATTTATTCTTCACAAAAGCGAAGGGGAGTGCTAGTATCATGTGTGAAGACATCTGAAGCTGCTAAGACTGAAAATTCCAGCg TTTCAGCAGATAGTAAACCACAACGCTCATCAGAGAAAGCTACCCATCCCACAATTTTTCCTAGTGGATTCGAG AGTTGTCTTTATCACCAGGCACTGATGCTAGAAGTCTGTGACGAGACAGAGGTTGCTGAACTGAAACTTAAG GTTGGAGACTTTGAAATGCATTTGAAGCGGAATATTGCAGTCACCAGTGATCCAGTGCCTATCATCTCGCCAGCAACACCACCACCTGTTCCATCTAAACCTATGGATTCAACTCCTGCTCCCCCTCCAGCATCACCACCAAAATCTTCTGAAAAAACCACTCCATTTACAAACGTATCTGTAGACAAGTCATCAAGGTTAGCAGCCTTGGAGGCTTCTGGTGCTAAGGGATATGATCTGGTTTCTTCTCCTACG GTTGGTTCATTCCGCAGGGGAAGAACAGTGAAAGGAAAGAAGCAACCTCCCATCTTTAAAGAG GGtgatttgataaaaaaaggACAGGTAATCGGATATGTGGATCAGTTTGGCACCGAACTTCCTGTGAAG ACTGATGTGGGTGGAGAAGTTTTGAAGCTCCTCTTCAACGACGGAG AAGCAGTTGGTTTCGGAGACCCCCTTATCGCTGTCTTGCCCTCATTTGCCGGTATCCAGtga
- the LOC103432877 gene encoding uncharacterized protein isoform X4 gives MESSAALRSFNCSVGTVSHVRSLLDKPGMLPVYNTRRPTPSRSYFQGLMVSEKFIYSSQKRRGVLVSCVKTSEAAKTENSSADSKPQRSSEKATHPTIFPSGFEALMLEVCDETEVAELKLKVGDFEMHLKRNIAVTSDPVPIISPATPPPVPSKPMDSTPAPPPASPPKSSEKTTPFTNVSVDKSSRLAALEASGAKGYDLVSSPTVGSFRRGRTVKGKKQPPIFKEGDLIKKGQVIGYVDQFGTELPVKTDVGGEVLKLLFNDGEAVGFGDPLIAVLPSFAGIQ, from the exons ATGGAGTCCTCCGCCGCTCTCCGATCCTTCAACT GTTCTGTAGGCACGGTTTCCCATGTCCGGTCCTTGCTTGACAAACCTGGTATGTTGCCTGTGTACAATACCAGAAGGCCCACTCCAAGTAGATCATATTTCCAAGGCTTGATGGTTAGTGAGAAGTTCATTTATTCTTCACAAAAGCGAAGGGGAGTGCTAGTATCATGTGTGAAGACATCTGAAGCTGCTAAGACTGAAAATTCCAGCg CAGATAGTAAACCACAACGCTCATCAGAGAAAGCTACCCATCCCACAATTTTTCCTAGTGGATTCGAG GCACTGATGCTAGAAGTCTGTGACGAGACAGAGGTTGCTGAACTGAAACTTAAG GTTGGAGACTTTGAAATGCATTTGAAGCGGAATATTGCAGTCACCAGTGATCCAGTGCCTATCATCTCGCCAGCAACACCACCACCTGTTCCATCTAAACCTATGGATTCAACTCCTGCTCCCCCTCCAGCATCACCACCAAAATCTTCTGAAAAAACCACTCCATTTACAAACGTATCTGTAGACAAGTCATCAAGGTTAGCAGCCTTGGAGGCTTCTGGTGCTAAGGGATATGATCTGGTTTCTTCTCCTACG GTTGGTTCATTCCGCAGGGGAAGAACAGTGAAAGGAAAGAAGCAACCTCCCATCTTTAAAGAG GGtgatttgataaaaaaaggACAGGTAATCGGATATGTGGATCAGTTTGGCACCGAACTTCCTGTGAAG ACTGATGTGGGTGGAGAAGTTTTGAAGCTCCTCTTCAACGACGGAG AAGCAGTTGGTTTCGGAGACCCCCTTATCGCTGTCTTGCCCTCATTTGCCGGTATCCAGtga
- the LOC103432877 gene encoding uncharacterized protein isoform X3, with protein MESSAALRSFNCSVGTVSHVRSLLDKPGMLPVYNTRRPTPSRSYFQGLMVSEKFIYSSQKRRGVLVSCVKTSEAAKTENSSVSADSKPQRSSEKATHPTIFPSGFEALMLEVCDETEVAELKLKVGDFEMHLKRNIAVTSDPVPIISPATPPPVPSKPMDSTPAPPPASPPKSSEKTTPFTNVSVDKSSRLAALEASGAKGYDLVSSPTVGSFRRGRTVKGKKQPPIFKEGDLIKKGQVIGYVDQFGTELPVKTDVGGEVLKLLFNDGEAVGFGDPLIAVLPSFAGIQ; from the exons ATGGAGTCCTCCGCCGCTCTCCGATCCTTCAACT GTTCTGTAGGCACGGTTTCCCATGTCCGGTCCTTGCTTGACAAACCTGGTATGTTGCCTGTGTACAATACCAGAAGGCCCACTCCAAGTAGATCATATTTCCAAGGCTTGATGGTTAGTGAGAAGTTCATTTATTCTTCACAAAAGCGAAGGGGAGTGCTAGTATCATGTGTGAAGACATCTGAAGCTGCTAAGACTGAAAATTCCAGCg TTTCAGCAGATAGTAAACCACAACGCTCATCAGAGAAAGCTACCCATCCCACAATTTTTCCTAGTGGATTCGAG GCACTGATGCTAGAAGTCTGTGACGAGACAGAGGTTGCTGAACTGAAACTTAAG GTTGGAGACTTTGAAATGCATTTGAAGCGGAATATTGCAGTCACCAGTGATCCAGTGCCTATCATCTCGCCAGCAACACCACCACCTGTTCCATCTAAACCTATGGATTCAACTCCTGCTCCCCCTCCAGCATCACCACCAAAATCTTCTGAAAAAACCACTCCATTTACAAACGTATCTGTAGACAAGTCATCAAGGTTAGCAGCCTTGGAGGCTTCTGGTGCTAAGGGATATGATCTGGTTTCTTCTCCTACG GTTGGTTCATTCCGCAGGGGAAGAACAGTGAAAGGAAAGAAGCAACCTCCCATCTTTAAAGAG GGtgatttgataaaaaaaggACAGGTAATCGGATATGTGGATCAGTTTGGCACCGAACTTCCTGTGAAG ACTGATGTGGGTGGAGAAGTTTTGAAGCTCCTCTTCAACGACGGAG AAGCAGTTGGTTTCGGAGACCCCCTTATCGCTGTCTTGCCCTCATTTGCCGGTATCCAGtga
- the LOC103432877 gene encoding uncharacterized protein isoform X5 gives MESSAALRSFNCSVGTVSHVRSLLDKPGMLPVYNTRRPTPSRSYFQGLMVSEKFIYSSQKRRGVLVSCVKTSEAAKTENSSDSKPQRSSEKATHPTIFPSGFEALMLEVCDETEVAELKLKVGDFEMHLKRNIAVTSDPVPIISPATPPPVPSKPMDSTPAPPPASPPKSSEKTTPFTNVSVDKSSRLAALEASGAKGYDLVSSPTVGSFRRGRTVKGKKQPPIFKEGDLIKKGQVIGYVDQFGTELPVKTDVGGEVLKLLFNDGEAVGFGDPLIAVLPSFAGIQ, from the exons ATGGAGTCCTCCGCCGCTCTCCGATCCTTCAACT GTTCTGTAGGCACGGTTTCCCATGTCCGGTCCTTGCTTGACAAACCTGGTATGTTGCCTGTGTACAATACCAGAAGGCCCACTCCAAGTAGATCATATTTCCAAGGCTTGATGGTTAGTGAGAAGTTCATTTATTCTTCACAAAAGCGAAGGGGAGTGCTAGTATCATGTGTGAAGACATCTGAAGCTGCTAAGACTGAAAATTCCAGCg ATAGTAAACCACAACGCTCATCAGAGAAAGCTACCCATCCCACAATTTTTCCTAGTGGATTCGAG GCACTGATGCTAGAAGTCTGTGACGAGACAGAGGTTGCTGAACTGAAACTTAAG GTTGGAGACTTTGAAATGCATTTGAAGCGGAATATTGCAGTCACCAGTGATCCAGTGCCTATCATCTCGCCAGCAACACCACCACCTGTTCCATCTAAACCTATGGATTCAACTCCTGCTCCCCCTCCAGCATCACCACCAAAATCTTCTGAAAAAACCACTCCATTTACAAACGTATCTGTAGACAAGTCATCAAGGTTAGCAGCCTTGGAGGCTTCTGGTGCTAAGGGATATGATCTGGTTTCTTCTCCTACG GTTGGTTCATTCCGCAGGGGAAGAACAGTGAAAGGAAAGAAGCAACCTCCCATCTTTAAAGAG GGtgatttgataaaaaaaggACAGGTAATCGGATATGTGGATCAGTTTGGCACCGAACTTCCTGTGAAG ACTGATGTGGGTGGAGAAGTTTTGAAGCTCCTCTTCAACGACGGAG AAGCAGTTGGTTTCGGAGACCCCCTTATCGCTGTCTTGCCCTCATTTGCCGGTATCCAGtga
- the LOC103432877 gene encoding uncharacterized protein isoform X1: protein MESSAALRSFNCSVGTVSHVRSLLDKPGMLPVYNTRRPTPSRSYFQGLMVSEKFIYSSQKRRGVLVSCVKTSEAAKTENSSADSKPQRSSEKATHPTIFPSGFESCLYHQALMLEVCDETEVAELKLKVGDFEMHLKRNIAVTSDPVPIISPATPPPVPSKPMDSTPAPPPASPPKSSEKTTPFTNVSVDKSSRLAALEASGAKGYDLVSSPTVGSFRRGRTVKGKKQPPIFKEGDLIKKGQVIGYVDQFGTELPVKTDVGGEVLKLLFNDGEAVGFGDPLIAVLPSFAGIQ, encoded by the exons ATGGAGTCCTCCGCCGCTCTCCGATCCTTCAACT GTTCTGTAGGCACGGTTTCCCATGTCCGGTCCTTGCTTGACAAACCTGGTATGTTGCCTGTGTACAATACCAGAAGGCCCACTCCAAGTAGATCATATTTCCAAGGCTTGATGGTTAGTGAGAAGTTCATTTATTCTTCACAAAAGCGAAGGGGAGTGCTAGTATCATGTGTGAAGACATCTGAAGCTGCTAAGACTGAAAATTCCAGCg CAGATAGTAAACCACAACGCTCATCAGAGAAAGCTACCCATCCCACAATTTTTCCTAGTGGATTCGAG AGTTGTCTTTATCACCAGGCACTGATGCTAGAAGTCTGTGACGAGACAGAGGTTGCTGAACTGAAACTTAAG GTTGGAGACTTTGAAATGCATTTGAAGCGGAATATTGCAGTCACCAGTGATCCAGTGCCTATCATCTCGCCAGCAACACCACCACCTGTTCCATCTAAACCTATGGATTCAACTCCTGCTCCCCCTCCAGCATCACCACCAAAATCTTCTGAAAAAACCACTCCATTTACAAACGTATCTGTAGACAAGTCATCAAGGTTAGCAGCCTTGGAGGCTTCTGGTGCTAAGGGATATGATCTGGTTTCTTCTCCTACG GTTGGTTCATTCCGCAGGGGAAGAACAGTGAAAGGAAAGAAGCAACCTCCCATCTTTAAAGAG GGtgatttgataaaaaaaggACAGGTAATCGGATATGTGGATCAGTTTGGCACCGAACTTCCTGTGAAG ACTGATGTGGGTGGAGAAGTTTTGAAGCTCCTCTTCAACGACGGAG AAGCAGTTGGTTTCGGAGACCCCCTTATCGCTGTCTTGCCCTCATTTGCCGGTATCCAGtga
- the LOC103432877 gene encoding uncharacterized protein isoform X2 yields MESSAALRSFNCSVGTVSHVRSLLDKPGMLPVYNTRRPTPSRSYFQGLMVSEKFIYSSQKRRGVLVSCVKTSEAAKTENSSDSKPQRSSEKATHPTIFPSGFESCLYHQALMLEVCDETEVAELKLKVGDFEMHLKRNIAVTSDPVPIISPATPPPVPSKPMDSTPAPPPASPPKSSEKTTPFTNVSVDKSSRLAALEASGAKGYDLVSSPTVGSFRRGRTVKGKKQPPIFKEGDLIKKGQVIGYVDQFGTELPVKTDVGGEVLKLLFNDGEAVGFGDPLIAVLPSFAGIQ; encoded by the exons ATGGAGTCCTCCGCCGCTCTCCGATCCTTCAACT GTTCTGTAGGCACGGTTTCCCATGTCCGGTCCTTGCTTGACAAACCTGGTATGTTGCCTGTGTACAATACCAGAAGGCCCACTCCAAGTAGATCATATTTCCAAGGCTTGATGGTTAGTGAGAAGTTCATTTATTCTTCACAAAAGCGAAGGGGAGTGCTAGTATCATGTGTGAAGACATCTGAAGCTGCTAAGACTGAAAATTCCAGCg ATAGTAAACCACAACGCTCATCAGAGAAAGCTACCCATCCCACAATTTTTCCTAGTGGATTCGAG AGTTGTCTTTATCACCAGGCACTGATGCTAGAAGTCTGTGACGAGACAGAGGTTGCTGAACTGAAACTTAAG GTTGGAGACTTTGAAATGCATTTGAAGCGGAATATTGCAGTCACCAGTGATCCAGTGCCTATCATCTCGCCAGCAACACCACCACCTGTTCCATCTAAACCTATGGATTCAACTCCTGCTCCCCCTCCAGCATCACCACCAAAATCTTCTGAAAAAACCACTCCATTTACAAACGTATCTGTAGACAAGTCATCAAGGTTAGCAGCCTTGGAGGCTTCTGGTGCTAAGGGATATGATCTGGTTTCTTCTCCTACG GTTGGTTCATTCCGCAGGGGAAGAACAGTGAAAGGAAAGAAGCAACCTCCCATCTTTAAAGAG GGtgatttgataaaaaaaggACAGGTAATCGGATATGTGGATCAGTTTGGCACCGAACTTCCTGTGAAG ACTGATGTGGGTGGAGAAGTTTTGAAGCTCCTCTTCAACGACGGAG AAGCAGTTGGTTTCGGAGACCCCCTTATCGCTGTCTTGCCCTCATTTGCCGGTATCCAGtga